A genomic segment from Myxococcales bacterium encodes:
- a CDS encoding LysR family transcriptional regulator, producing the protein MNGTVSLDALAVFVQVAESVSFRGAADRLGVPRSTVSRKVAGLERELGARLLKRTTRSVSLTDAGKRYLEECQPALSQLHEAARSVRKTVVEASGRLRITAAPAFGERYLGPIAERYLSANPQVELEIFLTDRHVDLVQEGFDLAFRAGGVGDESLVARELGRGTLRCVASPEYLKRRGRPRRPADLATHECVVYPPLARGGRWTFRAAERTVNVAVRGRLIVSSLPMAFDAAVRGLGVSRIPSALADEALGRNAVVELLAGFVPTPSPFFVVYRQGSQAIPRLSAFLDLVKEHVELVLPP; encoded by the coding sequence ATGAATGGGACAGTAAGCCTCGACGCCCTCGCCGTTTTCGTCCAGGTGGCGGAGAGCGTGAGCTTTCGTGGCGCGGCCGACCGCCTCGGTGTGCCTCGCTCCACCGTGAGTCGGAAGGTCGCCGGTCTCGAGCGCGAGCTTGGCGCGCGGCTTCTCAAACGAACCACACGCAGCGTGTCGCTTACAGACGCCGGCAAGCGCTACTTGGAGGAGTGTCAGCCGGCGCTGAGTCAACTGCACGAGGCGGCCCGCAGCGTCCGGAAGACCGTCGTCGAAGCGAGCGGGCGACTGCGCATCACAGCGGCACCGGCCTTCGGCGAGCGCTACCTCGGCCCCATCGCCGAGCGATACCTCTCCGCGAATCCGCAGGTCGAGCTGGAGATCTTCCTCACCGATCGCCACGTCGATCTGGTTCAAGAAGGCTTCGATCTCGCGTTTCGCGCCGGCGGCGTCGGTGACGAGTCGCTGGTGGCGCGCGAGCTAGGTCGAGGCACGTTGCGCTGCGTGGCGAGCCCGGAGTACCTGAAGCGCCGCGGAAGACCGCGAAGGCCCGCCGATCTGGCCACGCATGAGTGCGTCGTGTATCCGCCGCTCGCGCGCGGCGGCCGCTGGACGTTCCGAGCGGCCGAGCGAACCGTCAACGTTGCCGTGAGGGGCCGCCTCATCGTGAGCAGCTTGCCCATGGCGTTCGACGCCGCCGTGCGAGGTCTCGGCGTGTCACGCATCCCGAGTGCGCTCGCGGACGAGGCGCTCGGGAGGAACGCTGTCGTAGAGCTTCTCGCGGGCTTCGTGCCGACGCCCTCCCCGTTCTTCGTCGTCTACCGGCAGGGCTCGCAGGCGATACCTCGACTAAGCGCGTTCCTCGATCTGGTGAAGGAGCACGTCGAGCTCGTATTGCCGCCGTAA